From Solanum lycopersicum chromosome 8, SLM_r2.1, the proteins below share one genomic window:
- the LOC101247241 gene encoding nuclear poly(A) polymerase 4-like isoform X5 gives MVEDANAMIFTFGSYRLGVHGPGADIDTLCVGPSYVNRDEDFFIILHDILAEKEEVSELQPVPDAHVPVMKFKFQGISIDLLYASISLLVVPEDLDISDQSVLHNVDEPTVRSLNGCRVADQILKLVPNAEHFRTTLRCLKFWAKRRGVYSNVTGFLGGVNWALLVARICQFYPNALPSMLVSRFFRVYTQWRWPNPVMLCPIEEDELGFLVWDPRKNPKDRTHHMPIITPAYPCMNSSYNVSPSTLRVMMDQFQFGNKICEEIELNKAQWGALFKHYLFFEVYKNYLQVDIVAADNDDLLAWKGWVESRLRQLTLKIERDTNGMLQCHPYPNEFVDLSKPCPHCAFFTGLQRKQGVKVQEGQQFDIRGTVDEFKQDVSMYAYWRPGMDIYVSHVRRKQIPPFVFPDGYKRPRQPRNTSHSTPEKVAKDCMSPEERQPKRKQETETVHVNLGKPGKRASISPQRIGSVSPLGSSCRSDGSSQIIISDESQRELESSCLMDSSDDRSLHRILRSRSDSSPSDSSICTPDSLNYTTLRGSTLLGVSREVELDSSNTKSLPNKEVLSPCEDICSRDVQTFQVLQNDEKGEILGSLHQDIVGQLNEPCIQTRCAESLERVTVSNSNTQNLTCEGDISLADRISQLGDGCLSGNGELGNGLAEMSQVECKTKPFSHKGNGTTGWDKLRGCAGGCNKVESGINSLILCRHSKISIL, from the exons ATGGTGGAGGATGCAAATGCTATGATATTCACTTTTGGTTCTTATCGGTTAGGA GTTCATGGACCTGGAGCTGACATAGATACCTTGTGTGTTGGTCCCTCTTATGTCAATCGTGAT GAGGATTTTTTTATCATTCTGCATGATATTTTGGCTGAAAAGGAAGAAGTCAGTGAACTCCAACCAGTTCCTGATGCTCATGTCCCAGTtatgaaattcaaatttcaagGAATATCTATTGATCTCCTTTATGCAAGTATATCTCTCTTAGTTGTCCCTGAA GATTTAGATATCTCAGATCAATCTGTACTCCACAATGTGGATGAACCAACTGTTCGAAGTCTCAATGGGTGCCGGGTTGCTGACCAAATATTAAAACTAGTTCCTAATGCTGAG CACTTCCGCACAACTCTTAGATGTCTAAAGTTTTGGGCAAAAAGGCGCGGTGTTTATTCCAAT GTTACCGGATTCCTTGGCGGTGTGAATTGGGCTCTATTGGTTGCTCGCATTTGCCAATTTTATCCTAATGCACTCCCCAGTATGCTTGTTTCTAGGTTCTTCAGAGTTTATACACAATGGCGTTGGCCAAATCCAGTGATGCTATGCCCAATAGAAGAGGACGAGCTGGGTTTTCTTGTTTGGGATCCTCGCAAGAATCCAAAAGACCGAACCCATCATATGCCAATTATTACTCCTGCTTACCCTTGCATGAACTCTAGCTACAATGTTTCCCCAAGTACTCTTCGAGTAATGATGGACCAATTTCAGTTTGGTAACAAGATTTGTGAG GAGATAGAGTTGAATAAAGCACAGTGGGGCGCGCTTTTTAAGCATTATCTTTTCTTTGAGGTCTACAAAAACTATCTACAGGTTGACATTGTAGCAGCAGATAATGATGATTTGCTAGCTTGGAAAGGCTGGGTGGAATCCCGGCTTAGGCAACTGACACTAAAG ATAGAGCGGGACACGAACGGGATGTTGCAGTGCCATCCGTATCCTAATGAATTTGTAGACTTATCTAAGCCATGTCCGCATTGTGCTTTTTTTACGGGCTTGCAGAGGAAACAGGGTGTCAAAGTGCAAGAAGGGCAACAATTTGATATTCGTGGCACAGTCGATGAGTTTAAGCAAGATGTAAGCATGTACGCTTACTGGAGACCAGGCATGGATATCTATGTATCTCATGTTCGGAGGAAGCAAATTCCTCCATTTGTCTTTCCAGATGGGTATAAGAGACCAAGGCAACCTAGGAATACAAGTCATAGTACTCCTGAGAAAGTTGCTAAAGACTGCATGTCTCCTGAAGAACGGCAGCCAAAGAGGAAACAGGAGACTGAAACAGTCCATGTAAATTTGGGCAAACCAGGGAAACGTGCTTCTATCAGTCCGCAGAGGATCGGATCTGTTTCTCCTCTAGGTAGTTCTTGCAGGTCTGACGGATCATCACAGATAATCATTTCTGATGAGTCACAGAGGGAGCTTGAGAGTTCTTGCCTAATGGACAGTTCTGATGATAGATCATTACATAGGATATTGCGCAGCAGAAGTGATTCCTCTCCGAGTGACAGTTCCATTTGTACACCTGATAGTTTAAACTATACAACGTTGAGGGGTTCCACCTTATTAGGAGTTTCCAGAGAAGTTGAATTAGATAGTTCCAACACAAAATCCCTCCCAAACAAGGAAGTGCTCAGTCCATGTGAAGACATATGCAGTAGAGACGTCCAGACTTTTCAAGTCTTGCAGAATGATGAGAAGGGGGAGATTTTGGGATCACTTCATCAGGATATTGTTGGGCAGCTCAACGAACCATGCATTCAGACTCGTTGTGCAGAAAGTCTCGAAAGAGTGACTGTATCAAATTCCAACACCCAGAACCTCACTTGCGAG GGTGATATAAGCTTGGCTGATCGGATTTCACAACTTGGGGATGGATGTCTAAGTGGGAATGGAGAACTGGGTAATGGCTTGGCAGAGATGTCACAGGTGGAGTGCAAAA CCAAACCTTTCTCTCACAAGGGCAATGGAACCACAGGATGGGACAAGCTCAGAGGCTGTGCAGGAGGCTGCAATAAG GTTGAGTCTGGAATCAACAGCTTGATTTTGTGTAGACATTCCAAGATTAGCATACTTTGA
- the LOC101247241 gene encoding nuclear poly(A) polymerase 4-like isoform X6, which yields MVEDANAMIFTFGSYRLGVHGPGADIDTLCVGPSYVNRDEDFFIILHDILAEKEEVSELQPVPDAHVPVMKFKFQGISIDLLYASISLLVVPEDLDISDQSVLHNVDEPTVRSLNGCRVADQILKLVPNAEHFRTTLRCLKFWAKRRGVYSNVTGFLGGVNWALLVARICQFYPNALPSMLVSRFFRVYTQWRWPNPVMLCPIEEDELGFLVWDPRKNPKDRTHHMPIITPAYPCMNSSYNVSPSTLRVMMDQFQFGNKICEEIELNKAQWGALFKHYLFFEVYKNYLQVDIVAADNDDLLAWKGWVESRLRQLTLKIERDTNGMLQCHPYPNEFVDLSKPCPHCAFFTGLQRKQGVKVQEGQQFDIRGTVDEFKQDVSMYAYWRPGMDIYVSHVRRKQIPPFVFPDGYKRPRQPRNTSHSTPEKVAKDCMSPEERQPKRKQETETVHVNLGKPGKRASISPQRIGSVSPLGSSCRSDGSSQIIISDESQRELESSCLMDSSDDRSLHRILRSRSDSSPSDSSICTPDSLNYTTLRGSTLLGVSREVELDSSNTKSLPNKEVLSPCEDICSRDVQTFQVLQNDEKGEILGSLHQDIVGQLNEPCIQTRCAESLERVTVSNSNTQNLTCEGDISLADRISQLGDGCLSGNGELGNGLAEMSQPNLSLTRAMEPQDGTSSEAVQEAAIRLSLESTA from the exons ATGGTGGAGGATGCAAATGCTATGATATTCACTTTTGGTTCTTATCGGTTAGGA GTTCATGGACCTGGAGCTGACATAGATACCTTGTGTGTTGGTCCCTCTTATGTCAATCGTGAT GAGGATTTTTTTATCATTCTGCATGATATTTTGGCTGAAAAGGAAGAAGTCAGTGAACTCCAACCAGTTCCTGATGCTCATGTCCCAGTtatgaaattcaaatttcaagGAATATCTATTGATCTCCTTTATGCAAGTATATCTCTCTTAGTTGTCCCTGAA GATTTAGATATCTCAGATCAATCTGTACTCCACAATGTGGATGAACCAACTGTTCGAAGTCTCAATGGGTGCCGGGTTGCTGACCAAATATTAAAACTAGTTCCTAATGCTGAG CACTTCCGCACAACTCTTAGATGTCTAAAGTTTTGGGCAAAAAGGCGCGGTGTTTATTCCAAT GTTACCGGATTCCTTGGCGGTGTGAATTGGGCTCTATTGGTTGCTCGCATTTGCCAATTTTATCCTAATGCACTCCCCAGTATGCTTGTTTCTAGGTTCTTCAGAGTTTATACACAATGGCGTTGGCCAAATCCAGTGATGCTATGCCCAATAGAAGAGGACGAGCTGGGTTTTCTTGTTTGGGATCCTCGCAAGAATCCAAAAGACCGAACCCATCATATGCCAATTATTACTCCTGCTTACCCTTGCATGAACTCTAGCTACAATGTTTCCCCAAGTACTCTTCGAGTAATGATGGACCAATTTCAGTTTGGTAACAAGATTTGTGAG GAGATAGAGTTGAATAAAGCACAGTGGGGCGCGCTTTTTAAGCATTATCTTTTCTTTGAGGTCTACAAAAACTATCTACAGGTTGACATTGTAGCAGCAGATAATGATGATTTGCTAGCTTGGAAAGGCTGGGTGGAATCCCGGCTTAGGCAACTGACACTAAAG ATAGAGCGGGACACGAACGGGATGTTGCAGTGCCATCCGTATCCTAATGAATTTGTAGACTTATCTAAGCCATGTCCGCATTGTGCTTTTTTTACGGGCTTGCAGAGGAAACAGGGTGTCAAAGTGCAAGAAGGGCAACAATTTGATATTCGTGGCACAGTCGATGAGTTTAAGCAAGATGTAAGCATGTACGCTTACTGGAGACCAGGCATGGATATCTATGTATCTCATGTTCGGAGGAAGCAAATTCCTCCATTTGTCTTTCCAGATGGGTATAAGAGACCAAGGCAACCTAGGAATACAAGTCATAGTACTCCTGAGAAAGTTGCTAAAGACTGCATGTCTCCTGAAGAACGGCAGCCAAAGAGGAAACAGGAGACTGAAACAGTCCATGTAAATTTGGGCAAACCAGGGAAACGTGCTTCTATCAGTCCGCAGAGGATCGGATCTGTTTCTCCTCTAGGTAGTTCTTGCAGGTCTGACGGATCATCACAGATAATCATTTCTGATGAGTCACAGAGGGAGCTTGAGAGTTCTTGCCTAATGGACAGTTCTGATGATAGATCATTACATAGGATATTGCGCAGCAGAAGTGATTCCTCTCCGAGTGACAGTTCCATTTGTACACCTGATAGTTTAAACTATACAACGTTGAGGGGTTCCACCTTATTAGGAGTTTCCAGAGAAGTTGAATTAGATAGTTCCAACACAAAATCCCTCCCAAACAAGGAAGTGCTCAGTCCATGTGAAGACATATGCAGTAGAGACGTCCAGACTTTTCAAGTCTTGCAGAATGATGAGAAGGGGGAGATTTTGGGATCACTTCATCAGGATATTGTTGGGCAGCTCAACGAACCATGCATTCAGACTCGTTGTGCAGAAAGTCTCGAAAGAGTGACTGTATCAAATTCCAACACCCAGAACCTCACTTGCGAG GGTGATATAAGCTTGGCTGATCGGATTTCACAACTTGGGGATGGATGTCTAAGTGGGAATGGAGAACTGGGTAATGGCTTGGCAGAGATGTCACAG CCAAACCTTTCTCTCACAAGGGCAATGGAACCACAGGATGGGACAAGCTCAGAGGCTGTGCAGGAGGCTGCAATAAG GTTGAGTCTGGAATCAACAGCTTGA
- the LOC101247241 gene encoding nuclear poly(A) polymerase 4-like isoform X7 yields MVEDANAMIFTFGSYRLGVHGPGADIDTLCVGPSYVNRDEDFFIILHDILAEKEEVSELQPVPDAHVPVMKFKFQGISIDLLYASISLLVVPEDLDISDQSVLHNVDEPTVRSLNGCRVADQILKLVPNAEHFRTTLRCLKFWAKRRGVYSNVTGFLGGVNWALLVARICQFYPNALPSMLVSRFFRVYTQWRWPNPVMLCPIEEDELGFLVWDPRKNPKDRTHHMPIITPAYPCMNSSYNVSPSTLRVMMDQFQFGNKICEEIELNKAQWGALFKHYLFFEVYKNYLQVDIVAADNDDLLAWKGWVESRLRQLTLKIERDTNGMLQCHPYPNEFVDLSKPCPHCAFFTGLQRKQGVKVQEGQQFDIRGTVDEFKQDVSMYAYWRPGMDIYVSHVRRKQIPPFVFPDGYKRPRQPRNTSHSTPEKVAKDCMSPEERQPKRKQETETVHVNLGKPGKRASISPQRIGSVSPLGSSCRSDGSSQIIISDESQRELESSCLMDSSDDRSLHRILRSRSDSSPSDSSICTPDSLNYTTLRGSTLLGVSREVELDSSNTKSLPNKEVLSPCEDICSRDVQTFQVLQNDEKGEILGSLHQDIVGQLNEPCIQTRCAESLERVTVSNSNTQNLTCEGDISLADRISQLGDGCLSGNGELGNGLAEMSQPNLSLTRAMEPQDGTSSEAVQEAAISREPAWR; encoded by the exons ATGGTGGAGGATGCAAATGCTATGATATTCACTTTTGGTTCTTATCGGTTAGGA GTTCATGGACCTGGAGCTGACATAGATACCTTGTGTGTTGGTCCCTCTTATGTCAATCGTGAT GAGGATTTTTTTATCATTCTGCATGATATTTTGGCTGAAAAGGAAGAAGTCAGTGAACTCCAACCAGTTCCTGATGCTCATGTCCCAGTtatgaaattcaaatttcaagGAATATCTATTGATCTCCTTTATGCAAGTATATCTCTCTTAGTTGTCCCTGAA GATTTAGATATCTCAGATCAATCTGTACTCCACAATGTGGATGAACCAACTGTTCGAAGTCTCAATGGGTGCCGGGTTGCTGACCAAATATTAAAACTAGTTCCTAATGCTGAG CACTTCCGCACAACTCTTAGATGTCTAAAGTTTTGGGCAAAAAGGCGCGGTGTTTATTCCAAT GTTACCGGATTCCTTGGCGGTGTGAATTGGGCTCTATTGGTTGCTCGCATTTGCCAATTTTATCCTAATGCACTCCCCAGTATGCTTGTTTCTAGGTTCTTCAGAGTTTATACACAATGGCGTTGGCCAAATCCAGTGATGCTATGCCCAATAGAAGAGGACGAGCTGGGTTTTCTTGTTTGGGATCCTCGCAAGAATCCAAAAGACCGAACCCATCATATGCCAATTATTACTCCTGCTTACCCTTGCATGAACTCTAGCTACAATGTTTCCCCAAGTACTCTTCGAGTAATGATGGACCAATTTCAGTTTGGTAACAAGATTTGTGAG GAGATAGAGTTGAATAAAGCACAGTGGGGCGCGCTTTTTAAGCATTATCTTTTCTTTGAGGTCTACAAAAACTATCTACAGGTTGACATTGTAGCAGCAGATAATGATGATTTGCTAGCTTGGAAAGGCTGGGTGGAATCCCGGCTTAGGCAACTGACACTAAAG ATAGAGCGGGACACGAACGGGATGTTGCAGTGCCATCCGTATCCTAATGAATTTGTAGACTTATCTAAGCCATGTCCGCATTGTGCTTTTTTTACGGGCTTGCAGAGGAAACAGGGTGTCAAAGTGCAAGAAGGGCAACAATTTGATATTCGTGGCACAGTCGATGAGTTTAAGCAAGATGTAAGCATGTACGCTTACTGGAGACCAGGCATGGATATCTATGTATCTCATGTTCGGAGGAAGCAAATTCCTCCATTTGTCTTTCCAGATGGGTATAAGAGACCAAGGCAACCTAGGAATACAAGTCATAGTACTCCTGAGAAAGTTGCTAAAGACTGCATGTCTCCTGAAGAACGGCAGCCAAAGAGGAAACAGGAGACTGAAACAGTCCATGTAAATTTGGGCAAACCAGGGAAACGTGCTTCTATCAGTCCGCAGAGGATCGGATCTGTTTCTCCTCTAGGTAGTTCTTGCAGGTCTGACGGATCATCACAGATAATCATTTCTGATGAGTCACAGAGGGAGCTTGAGAGTTCTTGCCTAATGGACAGTTCTGATGATAGATCATTACATAGGATATTGCGCAGCAGAAGTGATTCCTCTCCGAGTGACAGTTCCATTTGTACACCTGATAGTTTAAACTATACAACGTTGAGGGGTTCCACCTTATTAGGAGTTTCCAGAGAAGTTGAATTAGATAGTTCCAACACAAAATCCCTCCCAAACAAGGAAGTGCTCAGTCCATGTGAAGACATATGCAGTAGAGACGTCCAGACTTTTCAAGTCTTGCAGAATGATGAGAAGGGGGAGATTTTGGGATCACTTCATCAGGATATTGTTGGGCAGCTCAACGAACCATGCATTCAGACTCGTTGTGCAGAAAGTCTCGAAAGAGTGACTGTATCAAATTCCAACACCCAGAACCTCACTTGCGAG GGTGATATAAGCTTGGCTGATCGGATTTCACAACTTGGGGATGGATGTCTAAGTGGGAATGGAGAACTGGGTAATGGCTTGGCAGAGATGTCACAG CCAAACCTTTCTCTCACAAGGGCAATGGAACCACAGGATGGGACAAGCTCAGAGGCTGTGCAGGAGGCTGCAATAAG TCGAGAGCCGGCGTGGAGGTGA